Proteins found in one Panthera tigris isolate Pti1 chromosome B3, P.tigris_Pti1_mat1.1, whole genome shotgun sequence genomic segment:
- the LOC122239320 gene encoding uncharacterized protein LOC122239320, producing the protein MRLSGAQAAKLLHADRGLLDALLPCVVPWIVTTEAKGESNFHWNPGRLLRRGDRCARCGRAGGNWRRMSKGPSSLAGCVRQPGKCRPSPCYGSRPPGAGNQTFGQPCLPLRGSREPGTNRQQGQVRGGFQHHGFTPPGRAGVRASLCLSLLLLGTLVSSPNPSLEIAVSLEAHLAGELGEAAHADPFGTPSSLDVNEPEVLFYKMRHLGN; encoded by the exons aTGAGACTCTCTGGGGCTCAGGCTGCCAAGCTTCTGCATGCTGACCGGGGACTACTAGATGCTCTCCTGCCCTGTGTGGTCCCTTGGATTGTAACCACAGAGGCCAAAGGGGAGAGCAATTTCCACTGGAATCCTGGAAGGCTCCTCAGAAGAGGTGACCGCTGTGCGAGGTGTGGAAGGGCTGGTGGAAACTGGAGGAGGATGAGCAAGGGTCCTTCCAG CCTCGCGGGGTGTGTCCGCCAGCCCGGCAAGTGCAGACCAAGCCCCTGCTACGGGTCACGCCCTCCCGGCGCCGGGAACCAGACGTTCGGgcagccctgcctgcccctgcGGGGCTCCCGGGAACCAGGCACCAACAGGCAG CAAGGTCAAGTCCGCGGAGGCTTCCAGCACCATGGATTCACTCCTCCAGGCCGCGCTGGTGTCAGAGCTTCACTTTGCCTCAGCCTGCTCCTGCTCGGAACTCTTGTGTCGTCCCCAAACCCTTCTCTTGAGATCGCTGTGTCTCTGGAGGCTCATCTCGCCGGCGAGCTGGGAGAGGCAGCGCACGCGGACCCCTTCGGGACCCCTTCGAGTCTTGACGTGAACGAACCAGaggttttattttacaaaatgagaCATTTGGGAAACTGA